The sequence AACTTTTACCGCTGGAAATATCATAAGCATAAATCGGATTTGCGACAGATATGTCGTGCTTCACATAGAACACCTTTCGGCTGTCTGGAGACCAAGCCGGACCAGTATTAAGGTCGATCACCACGTCTTCAGCGACCAACATTCCTTTCAGTTCTCTCAGAGTATAGGTGCGCCCCTCCTTATAGGGGACTACTGCAATATCCCAACGTCCATCCTGAGTATCCACTTGTGAACCCTCATGAACATAAAAAGCAACTAGTCGTCCATCGGGCGACACGGTAGGCCGCAGATGATCCGCGCCTGCCTCAGTTAACGGGAATGGCCGCTGCCAAGTCTCACCATGCCTGCGAACAACATTTAGATTGTGCCGCAGCGCATCACCCGAGGAGTATATTAGAGCATCGCCCGATGGAAACCACTCTGGGAAAATATCGACACTGTCACTGTCAGATAGGCGACTTAGCACCCTTTCCGATAGATTCATTAGGTAGATATCACCGCGACCTGATCGTGCACTAACGAAAGCTATTTCATTTCGTCGTGGGCTCCACGTGGCATAACCGTCCTTACTCTTACTTCGACCCACGGACTCCTCGCTCGCACCTACGGCACCTATATAGATGCTGTATTCACCAACACCACCATTTGACATGAAGGCAAATCGAGTGGAGTCAGAGGACCATCTCAAACCAGCATTGTAGGACTGCACCGATCGAGGGACCATCCCATCCAGAAAATCTTGTGAACCCTTGGGAATGATCTGTAATTCTCGAGAGTAGTTTCCTATCAGATCCTTCAGCATAATTTTGCGAAAACCATCGATGAGAATCTCGTAACCCAGGTACACACCATCGGCTGACCAGCTCAAATTGGCTTCGTTGAACTTATTTTCCGCGGCATTTAGCTGCTTCACCTCAATTAAAACTACACCTTGCCGGGCATCGCCTAGCTTTGGATAAACTCTTGCAAATGTCCTAGAACCGGCAAAAAATTCTCCAATAAATCGCGGAAAATAATCACCGTCACGCGCAACAAAACCCTCTAGCGGTACACCAGCGTCGGGCTCCGTGACGCGACTTTCACCAAGCTTAAAATGACAAGCACTCAGGACAAGATTCGCAGTGATGGCGCCCAAAAAACCGCGACACCATATCCTCGAAACTTTTACCTTGAACCTCAGCACCGATTATTGCCTCATAGTGCCACGCGCGCCACCGAGTTGGGCTGACGCTTGTTTGAGGAACACCTCTGCATTACCGATAAACGCCTTTGCATCATCATTCACCGGAATGGTCCGCGCACTACCCTCTAAGTAATTACGCCAACCGCGAACAGTTTCCACGAGTAGCTTAGGATCCTGCGTTACCGTCCACAAACGATGGCGGGAAAGGGCTCGGTGGTAATCGACGTTATGAACGGCTTGGGGGTAGTCCTTCGCTGCTACAAAACGTAGGAACGGCATGACACGATCCAGGACTTCAAGTGCTTTTTGGTAATGAGCCCTAGCGGCTTCCGGATTTTCCAGGGCTAATTTCTCGCCAGTTGCAAACAAAGCGATCCCCTCATTGATGTGGGATGGTACAAATCGTTTATCGTTGAATTGTTTAACGGCCTCGCTTGCGGTTACTTGGCCAAATGCTGCCGCCGCTTTAGCCGGCTGGTCTAGTTGATTCAAATAAATTTCACCGATCTCATGCCTGGCCATTAAGTAATCAGTATGATCTGGCTTTACTTGATTGAGACGATCTATTGCTTCCTCGGGTTTTCCGCTTTTTAGTAAATCTAGAGCTATCGATCTCAAGTCTGGGTCAAGTACTATTGACTCCTCTCCTACTAACTCAAGTGCACCTTGATCAAGCTCCAGAACGGTTTTATAGCCTCTGTAGCCCGGCACCCCTTCAAGCTCCAGTTTGATAAATCCACTATGCACTGTGATTGGTGTTACAAGCGGTGTCACCCCAACTACATTTCCATCAATTTTGACCGTGGCCTTGCTCGGCTTAGAGTCAACTTTAAGTATGGCGCTTAGCCTTTGCATGACGATGTTTGAACTATTTTTGCCATTTGCGGACAAGACCCCATGATGCTCACTGAAGCCGATCTTTACGATTTTAAGTTCACCACTGCCAGTTTGTGGTAACACTAACCGACCCTCAGCATCTGTCGATCCAATCCACTCATCATTTAAATAAACATTGGCCTGGGAGACCGCATGAGCCGTGTTACCTCGACCCTCAAATACGCGTATCTCTGCGGTGCGATCCTCACTGTTTTTGCGACCTCGCAGTTTAACGAGATCTCCCCGTCCGACCGTGGCTCGAGGTAGGACTTGATTGATACCACAAATAGCGGAGTCGTCTTGTACGGAGCGGACTGTCAAAGTCCCGATGCGACCAAAACTTTGCCTTCGACCCAACTTTTCAGCCTGCGTGCCGTAGAGATCGAATTGATCACCTGGTTTTATACCAAAGCCCTGCGTGCGACCAAGGTTGATGACGACACGATCACCATCCCTTTTGAGAACTGCACCTTCAAACGGAAAAACCCGATCAATGCGTTCTGCCATTTTCGCTATATTTTTATCCACTGCATTTAGGTCATCGATACTAACTATTTCCTCTTTCGCTGCAGCGATCGTTTTGCCATCGCTATTTATCACCATTAATTCCAGTACCGGTTTTGGCCCAATCATCAGGTTGGGCTGAATGACGGCATCCATCATGGCGTTAAGGTCTGTGTTCTTCCACCCACGTTTGGCGACAGTTCGGATATCAGTGCCTATCTTTTTCGCTCTCTGCTCAATCTGCTCTAGAGGAACCTCTTTGAATGCCATGGAACCAAATATATGTTTACGCACAGATGTATCCAAAAGACGGTTGATCTCAGTCAATCGCTTGCTGAGGTCCCTTCGATTGGCACCACCTGAGACGACGAGATTGAGCAAAGAAATCCGTGCCGCCGGCGGTTC is a genomic window of Deltaproteobacteria bacterium containing:
- a CDS encoding PEGA domain-containing protein, producing the protein MVRQVTIWLLVALSLCCKPKETTVRFLVDARTNQGEPVHAAQVIVDGKIIGQTTNDGAFRGELKLPVAATKKLEIKKDSDTHYFAPYTQTFDVSSVTPQEVTVAAVLYFVPKPSPESAKTLAGPPITAAGSVEEGMQDVTTDSDAERQSESHVDQPREPELTQQNLPSIATNIGDETPKEGIENQGVAKTSLGEEKSRLDGVVTEAPHLVTIHVVSGTNPLAGVEVAVGEEGASQLKSGCTTNQRGRCVIRFAKKPSGELNLVATKNGFKTGVLKITSNLRDKVRIQLEQGRTLDVYAVTESYGHVYGLEDVEVHVRGKLVGNTDRFGRLSYVFKGKGEELVPVGLKPESYIPEQFETDFVASDQMTLVKYFAPLEPPAARISLLNLVVSGGANRRDLSKRLTEINRLLDTSVRKHIFGSMAFKEVPLEQIEQRAKKIGTDIRTVAKRGWKNTDLNAMMDAVIQPNLMIGPKPVLELMVINSDGKTIAAAKEEIVSIDDLNAVDKNIAKMAERIDRVFPFEGAVLKRDGDRVVINLGRTQGFGIKPGDQFDLYGTQAEKLGRRQSFGRIGTLTVRSVQDDSAICGINQVLPRATVGRGDLVKLRGRKNSEDRTAEIRVFEGRGNTAHAVSQANVYLNDEWIGSTDAEGRLVLPQTGSGELKIVKIGFSEHHGVLSANGKNSSNIVMQRLSAILKVDSKPSKATVKIDGNVVGVTPLVTPITVHSGFIKLELEGVPGYRGYKTVLELDQGALELVGEESIVLDPDLRSIALDLLKSGKPEEAIDRLNQVKPDHTDYLMARHEIGEIYLNQLDQPAKAAAAFGQVTASEAVKQFNDKRFVPSHINEGIALFATGEKLALENPEAARAHYQKALEVLDRVMPFLRFVAAKDYPQAVHNVDYHRALSRHRLWTVTQDPKLLVETVRGWRNYLEGSARTIPVNDDAKAFIGNAEVFLKQASAQLGGARGTMRQ